GCGAATTGTTCGGCCATGAGAAGGGCGCCTTCACCGGCGCCATCGCCCGGCGCATCGGCAAGTTCGAAGAGGCCAATGGCGGCACGCTGCTGCTGGACGAAATCAGCGAGATGGACGCGCGGCTGCAGGCCAAGCTGCTGCGCGCCATCCAGGAGCGCGAGATCGACCGCGTCGGCGGCACCAAGCCGGTCAAGGTCGACATCCGCATCATCGCGACCTCCAACCGCGACCTCGCCGAGGCGGTGAAGCACGGGCTGTTCCGCGAGGACCTGCTCTATCGGTTGAACGTCGTGAACCTGCGGCTGCCCGCCTTGCGCGAGCGCCCCAAGGACATCCAGGCGCTGGCGCGGCATTTCGCGCACAAATACGCCCAGGCCAACGGCGTGGCTTATCGCGCTATCGCGCCCGTGACGGAGAGGCTGTTGGCCGGCCATCCCTGGCGCGGCAATGTCCGCGAGCTGGAGAACACCATCCATCGCGCCGTGCTTCTGGCGAGCGGGCCGGACATCCAGCCCGAGGCGATCCGCCTGCCGGACGGCACGCAGGTCGGCAACCGGGTGACGAGCGATCTTCCCGCGCCGGTGCAGGCCGCGGTGAACAACGCGGTGGCGGTGACGCGCGGCCTCGTCGGGCGCACCGTCGCCGATGTCGAGCGCGATCTGATCCTGGACACGCTGGACCACTGCCTGGGCAACCGCACCCATGCGGCGAATATTCTGGGCATCTCGATCCGCACGCTGCGCAACAAGCTGCGGGAATATTCGCAGTCGGGCCTGGCGATCCCCAACCACGGCGAACAGCGCGTGGCGGCGGGATGAACATGAAAATCACTGTCATCCCCGGCCGAGCGAAGCGAGGGGAAGGGGACCCAGGCGTCGCCACCGCTCCGGTGTTCGACGCCTGGGTCCCCTTCCCTCGCCGTGCTTCGCACGGCTCGCCGGGGATGACAGCTTTGCTTGCGGAGAGAGTCGATGGCTGACGTTTCCGCCGCCAATACGACCGCCGCGCCCGCCGCCGGCGCGTTCAACTTCAGCGCCGGCCAGATCGTCGATATCCTCAAGCGCTCCGACCTGGCGCTCGCCATCGGCATCATGGCGATCCTCGTCGTGCTGCTGCTGCCGCTGCCGCCCTGGCTGCTCGACATCTCGCTGGCGCTGTCGCTCAGCTTCTCGATCCTGATCCTGATGACGGCGGTGTTCATCCGAAAGCCGCTGGAATTCAGCTCCTTCCCGACCATCCTGCTCATCACCACGATGCTGCGGCTGGCGCTCAACCTCGCCTCGACGCGGCTGATCCTCGGCCATGGCAATGAGGGCACCGCCGCCTCCGGTTACGTCATCCAGGCCTTCGGCAAGCTGATCATGGGCGGCAATTTCGTCATCGGCCTGATCGTGTTCGCCATCCTGGTAATCGTGAACTTCATCGTCATCACCAAGGGTTCGGGCCGCATCGCCGAAGTCGCGGCGCGCTTCAGCCTGGACGCGATGCCCGGCAAGCAGATGGCGGTCGACGCCGATCTCTCCGCCGGCCTGATCGACGAGAAGGAAGCCAAGCGCCGCCGCAAGGACCTCGAAGCGGAAAGCAACTTCTTCGGCGCCATGGACGGCGCCAGCAAATTCGTGCGCGGCGACGCCATCGCCGGCCTGATGATCGTCGCCATCAACGTGATCGGCGGCATCATCATCGGCGTGGCGCAGCACGGCGTGAGCTTCGTCGATGCGTCGCAGACCTACACGCTGCTCACCGTCGGCGACGGCCTGGTCAGCCAGATGCCGGCGCTGATCGTCTCCACCGCGGCGGGCCTGATGGTCTCCAAGGCGGGCGTCGAGGGCGCCACCGACAAGGCGCTGATCGGGCAATTGTCGTTCTACCCCCAGGCGCTCGGCATGGCCTCGGCCGTGATGGGCATCATCGGCCTGTTGCCCGGCATGCCGACCCTCGTATTCCTGGGATTGGCGGGCGGCGCCGGCGGCCTCGCCTATGTCGCCTACAAGAAGAAGGACGCGATCGCGGCCGTCGAGCGCGCCGAAGAGGAAAAGACCAAGACCGCGGAGACCTCCAAGGAGGAGCCGATCTCCACCGCGCTGGCGCTCGACCTGCTGCGCGTCGAGCTGGGCTACGGGCTCCTGCCGCTGATCAACGACGTGAAGGGCCATCGCATCACCGACCAGATCAAGGCGCTGCGCCGCCAGCTTGCCACCGAGATGGGTTTCGTCATGCCAGCGGTGCGCATCCTCGACAACATGCAGCTCGGCGCCAACGAGTACCGCATCCGCGTCAAGGAAGTGGATTCGGGCCGCGGCGATCTTTATCCGGGGAGCCTGCTGGTGATGGATCCCAAGGGATTGCCGGTCGACCTTCCCGGCACGCACACCACCGAGCCGGCCTTCGGCCTGCCGGCGACCTGGGTGGCGCAGGCGCTGCGCGAACAAGCGAGCTTCAAGGGCTACACCGTGGTCGATCCCGGCACGGTGCTGACCACGCATCTGACCGAAGTGCTCAAATCGCACATGGCGGAGCTGCTGTCCTATGCCGAGACCAAGAAGCTGCTCGACGATCTGCCGCCGGAGAACAAGAAGCTGGTGGACGAGCTGATCCCGTCGCAGATCTCGGTGACCGGCGTGCAGCGCGTGCTGCAGACGCTGCTGGGCGAGCGGGTGTCGATCCGCGACCTGCCGGCGATCCTGGAAGGCATCGCCGAGGCGGTCGGCCACACCAAAAACGCGATGTACATCACCGAGCATGTCCGCGCCCGGCTGGCGCGCCAGCTCTGCCACGCCAATCTGGCGCCGGCGGGTTACCTGCCGCTGGTCGCGCTGTCGCCGGCCTGGGAGCAGGCCTTCGCCGAGTCAATCGTCGGCCAAGGCGAGGACCGCCAGCTCGCCATGGCGCCGTCGCAGCTTCAGGCGTTCATCCAGTCGGTGCGCGACCGCTTCGACGAGGCGAGCAGCAAGGGCGAAGTGCCCGTGCTGCTGACCAGCCCGCAGGTGCGGCCCTTCGTGCGCTCGATCGTCGAGCGCTTCCGATCGCAGACCGTGGTGATGTCGCAGAACGAGATTCATGCCAGCGTGAAGCTGCGCACGATGGGGCAGGTGTGATGAGCGACGCCCATGTTTCGACCATCGAGATCCTCTCCCGCGTGCGGGAGAGGACGCAAAATCCTGCACTTAGCGAAGCTAAGTGCTTGGATTTTGCTGGTGAGGGGAACGGACACGCGACGGGCCCTCACCCGCTCGCTGCGCTCGCGACCTCTCCCGCAAGCGGGAGAGGTTGACACCATGCAGCTTCGCACCTTCCTCGCCAAGGACATGAAAGAAGCACTCGCGACCGTGCGCGCCGATATGGGGCCGGAGGCGGTCATCATCGCCACCGAGAAGGCCAAGAGCGGCGGCGTCATGGTGCGCGCGGCGCTCGACACGCCCGATACCGACGAACCCGCGCGGGAGATCGAGACGGCGGCGCCGGTCGCCGATTTCGACCTGCACTATCGCGACGGCCTGCTGCGCCGCCTGCGCGGTGCCGGCGAGACCAAGGCGCGCCTGTCGTTCAGCCGCACCGAGCTTCTCGCCGCGCTCGCCCGCCACCGGCTGCCCGACGCGCTGGCGCACGGGCTGGCCGAGACCGCCGCCAAGGCGCAGCTCACCGACATGACGCTGGCGCTGGCCTTCGCGCTCGACAAGCGCTTCAAGCCCTATCCGATCGACATGGCGGGCGCCGCCGCGCTGCTGCTGGTCGGGCCCAACGGCGCGGGCAAGACCGCGGTCGCGGCCAAGATCGCGGCGCATGCGCGGCTGGAAGGGCGGCGCATCACGCTGGTCGCCTCCGACTCGGCGGGCGCCGGCGCGGTGGCGCGGCTGGAGACCTTCGCGCGGCATCTCGATTGCGCCGTCACCACCGCCGACAGCGCCGCCGAACTCCATTCGCTGGTCGGCGAGTGCATCGCCAAGAAGACCTTCGTCATCGTCGACACCGCCGGCTTCGATCCGCGCGACGCCAAGGCGCGCACCGCCTTCGCCGCTCTCGCCCAGACGCCGAAGCTCGAAACCGTCGGCGTCGTCTCGGCGCTGAACGACGCGGAAGAAGCCGCCGAGATCGCCGAAGCACTGGCGGCGCTCGGCGCCAAAAGGCTGATCGTGACGCAAGCCGATCTCGCCCGTCGCGCCGGCGCGTTGATCGCGGTGGCGGCGCAGAGCCTGCCGCTGGCCCATGTCACCCGCTCGCCCTTCATCGCCGGCGGATTGGATTTGCCGACTTCGCTGACGCTGGCGCGGCTTCTGCTCGACGAACAACGGAGCGCACAATGACGACTCGCCTGACGGCCATCGGCTCCGGCAAGGGCGGCACCGGCAAGACGCTTATCGCGGTGAGCCTCGCCTATGCGCTGGCGCATCGCGGCGAACGCGTGCTGCTGTGCGACGCCGATCTCGGCCTCTCCAATGCGGGCGTGCATCTGGGACTGTCGCGGACCGGCGATCTCGGCGCCGTTCTTGCCGGCAGGAAGACGCTCAAGAGCGCGGTGGCGCGCGTCGCCTGCGGGCCGCGCAACGGCTTCGACATCCTCGCGGCGCCGTCCGGCTCCGGCGCGCTCGCCGATGCCGGCGAGGAGACGGTCGAGCGCTTGATCGAAGCGGTGGCGCAGGCGGGGCAATATGACCGCGTGCTGATCGATTTGGGCGCCGGCGTCGATGCCAAGATCATGACCTTCGCCGCCCATGCCGACGACGTTATCCTGGTGGTTACGCCAGACCCGTCGTCGCTGACCGACGCCTATGCCTTCGCGAAACTCTTGCTGCGCCGCACAACGACGCGCGTGCCGCAGCTTCTGGTTAACATGGCGCTGAACGCCACCGAGGGCCGCCGCATCGCCGAAGCGCTGATGAGCTCGGCGCGCGCCTTCCTGAAATGCACGCCGGATTACCTCGGCTACATTCCCTATGACGCGCGGGTTTCCGAGGC
Above is a window of Rhizomicrobium sp. DNA encoding:
- a CDS encoding P-loop NTPase yields the protein MTTRLTAIGSGKGGTGKTLIAVSLAYALAHRGERVLLCDADLGLSNAGVHLGLSRTGDLGAVLAGRKTLKSAVARVACGPRNGFDILAAPSGSGALADAGEETVERLIEAVAQAGQYDRVLIDLGAGVDAKIMTFAAHADDVILVVTPDPSSLTDAYAFAKLLLRRTTTRVPQLLVNMALNATEGRRIAEALMSSARAFLKCTPDYLGYIPYDARVSEAVRRQSPLLALFPQTPAATAIETVALQLHGRSGASLAAAGLR
- the flhA gene encoding flagellar biosynthesis protein FlhA, which codes for MADVSAANTTAAPAAGAFNFSAGQIVDILKRSDLALAIGIMAILVVLLLPLPPWLLDISLALSLSFSILILMTAVFIRKPLEFSSFPTILLITTMLRLALNLASTRLILGHGNEGTAASGYVIQAFGKLIMGGNFVIGLIVFAILVIVNFIVITKGSGRIAEVAARFSLDAMPGKQMAVDADLSAGLIDEKEAKRRRKDLEAESNFFGAMDGASKFVRGDAIAGLMIVAINVIGGIIIGVAQHGVSFVDASQTYTLLTVGDGLVSQMPALIVSTAAGLMVSKAGVEGATDKALIGQLSFYPQALGMASAVMGIIGLLPGMPTLVFLGLAGGAGGLAYVAYKKKDAIAAVERAEEEKTKTAETSKEEPISTALALDLLRVELGYGLLPLINDVKGHRITDQIKALRRQLATEMGFVMPAVRILDNMQLGANEYRIRVKEVDSGRGDLYPGSLLVMDPKGLPVDLPGTHTTEPAFGLPATWVAQALREQASFKGYTVVDPGTVLTTHLTEVLKSHMAELLSYAETKKLLDDLPPENKKLVDELIPSQISVTGVQRVLQTLLGERVSIRDLPAILEGIAEAVGHTKNAMYITEHVRARLARQLCHANLAPAGYLPLVALSPAWEQAFAESIVGQGEDRQLAMAPSQLQAFIQSVRDRFDEASSKGEVPVLLTSPQVRPFVRSIVERFRSQTVVMSQNEIHASVKLRTMGQV
- a CDS encoding sigma-54 dependent transcriptional regulator, with translation MRLLIVGQLQGQLTTATKIAMDRGAKVTHAIDIEQALASLRGGKGADLVLCDVKCDIGQLVRGLSTERICTPVVACGIGTDARSAVDAIRAGAKEYLPLPPDPELIAAVLAAVADESHQMIFEDPAMEAVISLADQVAPSEASILITGESGTGKEVMARYIHRKSQRADKAFISVNCAAIPENLLESELFGHEKGAFTGAIARRIGKFEEANGGTLLLDEISEMDARLQAKLLRAIQEREIDRVGGTKPVKVDIRIIATSNRDLAEAVKHGLFREDLLYRLNVVNLRLPALRERPKDIQALARHFAHKYAQANGVAYRAIAPVTERLLAGHPWRGNVRELENTIHRAVLLASGPDIQPEAIRLPDGTQVGNRVTSDLPAPVQAAVNNAVAVTRGLVGRTVADVERDLILDTLDHCLGNRTHAANILGISIRTLRNKLREYSQSGLAIPNHGEQRVAAG